The stretch of DNA CCACGAGTGGATCGCTGAAGCGCAATCGGAATAACACGCCTTTCACGCTTTCACGGCCCGGAAGAGTCCGCCTTCAGGCGATTCTTTCGGGCTTTTTTTACAATAACGCCGCCTTGGGCAGAGGAATGATTGTGCTGCGTTTTCACACTGTGTTATGATAAGTCCAAAATATTGAGTAGGTGAGCGTATGTCTGGAGACGAGATGCCGTGGAACACCAGGCCGGCTAATACCGGAAATCTGATTCTGATCGGAATGATGGCAACAGGGAAATCGAGTGTAGGCGCTGTATTAGCCGAGCAGCTTGGCTATGAGCTCGTGGATCTGGATCATGAAATTATCCGGAAAGAGGGCCGGAGCGTATCCGAGATTTTTGCGGAAGAAGGAGAAGGATACTTCAGAGCCGTGGAGACGGAAGTTTTACGGCAGACGGTACAGAGCAGTCGGCAGGTGATCGCCACTGGAGGAGGCGCGGTGCTGGCGCCGGTAAATAGGGGCATGATGATAGAGAATGGAATCGTAGTGGCACTCAGCGCCACGGCGGAGGATATTATATCCCGGGTAGCCGGAGACAACAAACGGCCGCTGCTGGCCGGCAATGCGGAAGAACGCGTAAGACGAATTCTGGAAGAACGAAAAGACGCCTACAGCTTCGCACATTGCACGGTCGATACGACGGACTTATCAGCGGCACAAGTGTCTCTTCATATTTTAATGCACTACCGCGTTTTAGCTTTTAAGCACGTTGGCTAGTTTTCCAGCAGTTCGTTCCATCCGATCATGCCGCCGCTCAGGTTGGCAACACCGCTATAGCCTTGGGCATACAAGTATTCGCATACCCGCTGGCTCCGGGAACCGGAACGGCAAATAAAAATAACCTCGGCATCCTCCGGGATATCGGAGGTACGGTACGGAATATCTCCCATGGGAATATGCTCTGCGCCAGAGATCATACCGAGAGCCACTTCGTCATCTTCTCTGACGTCGATAAGAACCAATTCTTCACCGGATTCAATGCGCTGACGCAGCTCCGGGGCTGTAATTTGGGGAATACCATTCATGGATATGACCTCTTTCCTTGACAAGAATGGTTTAATGATAACATAAGGGCGGAATACCCTGTCAAACCAGGAGTGTCCCGCATCCAATATACAACTATAAGGAGAACTGGAATATGGACGTTATTGTAAGGCCTACGCCGGTACTAAACGGGGAAATCGGAGCTTTGTCCTCCAAAAATTACACGACGCGCTATCTGCTGGTTGCCGCGCTGTCAGAAGGCACGAGTACGATCTATCATCCGGCGCACAGCGAGGACAGCGACGCTATACGCCGCTGTATCCGCGATCTGGGAGCGGAACTTACAGAGGACGACGAGAAGATCGTCATCAAAGGCTTCGGCCGCCGTCCCATTGACGTCAAGGAGCTTAATGTAGGCAATGCCGGCGCGGTGCTGCGCTTCCTGATGGCGGTTGCCTCCCTGTGCCCAGAGGTGACCTTTGTGAATACATACCCCGACTCGCTCGGCAAGCGTCCGCATGACGACCTGATCGACGCCCTCGGCCAGCTTGGAGTAGAGGTCCAGCATAATGAAGGCCGGCTGCCGATCACGATCCGTGGCGGAAACCCCAAGGGAGGCCGCATCACTGTCTCCGGAGCCGTCAGCTCCCAGTATTTGAGCGCGCTGCTGTTCTTGACGCCGCTGCTTGAGGAAGACAGCGAGATCATTGTGCTGAACGATCTAAAATCGAAAGTGGTTGTAGGGCAGACGCTGGAGGTGCTGGAGCAGGCCGGAATCGTCATCCACGCAGCTGACGACTATATGTCGTTCAAGGTGCCGGGCGGGCAGTCCTATGAGGCCAAATCGTACACGGTGCAGGGTGATTATCCCGGTTCGGCAGCCGTGCTTGCGGCTGCGGCCGTAACGAAGTCCGACGTGAAGATCCAGCGTTTGGCTGAGCGCAGCCGGCAGGGGGAAAGAGCAATTATCGATGTGCTGCGTATGATGGAAGTACCGCTCACCCATGAGAACGGAACGGTGCATGTGCAGGGGAACGGACGCCTGAAGGCCGTAGAATTCGACGGGGACGCGGCTACGGATGCCGTGCTCGCGATGGTTGCCGCCGCCGTGTTTGCGGAGGGAACCTCCAGGTTTTATAATGTGGAGAATCTGCGATATAAGGAATGTGACCGCATCACCGATTATTTGGCGGAGCTGAGCAAGGCTGGGGCGAAGGTCGAAGAACGGCGGGACGAGATCATCGTTCATGGCATGCCGGAAGGCGTCGCCGGCGGCGTAACGATTAACGCGCACTTCGACCATCGCGTCATTATGGCCTTAACGGTCGTCGGGCTTCGGGCAGCGAAGCCGCTGCTGATTAAGGATGCGCATCATGTCGCCAAATCATATCCGCAGTATTTTGACCATTTGCAGGCGCTCGGCGCGGATGTTGAGTGGGTAAAATAAGTGCGGTGCCGATAATTTCTGAGACAAAGGAGGCTGAAACCTATGGCATTTGAGAATCCATCCAGGGAACAGATCGGGGACATCCTGGCCTCCGCCGGCAATATTGCCGTTGTGGGACTGTCCGACAAGAGTGACCGGACGTCCTACATGGTCGCTTACGCCATGCAGCTCAAGGGCTACCGGATCATTCCGGTTAACCCGATGGTGAGCGGCGAGATCCTCGGGGAGAAGTGCTATCATTCGCTTGCGGAGATTCCGGAGCCGGTCGACATAGTGAATGTGTTCCGCCGCAGTGAGTTCTGCGCCGAGACGGCCCGCGAGGCTGCGGCTATCGGCGCCAAGGTGTTGTGGCTGCAGCAGGGGATTGTCAGTCAGGAAGCTGCGGAAATTGCCGCAGAGGCTGGCATGACGGCAATCATGGACCGCTGCATCAAGGTCGAGGAAGCGATAACGATGAATGGGCGGAACCGTAACGTAAAGTAAGTGACAATATGCTAAAGAACGTCCTGACCGAAAGGGAAGGGCGTTTTTTGCGCGTATGTACCCATGAACAAATAGACTCGGCATGGTATATTTTGGTAATATGAAAATGTACTAGCTTATTCTTTTGACAAAACGGAACACAGGCCGTACCATTCAATATAGTAAGAAAGGAGAGATACATCTTGAACTGGCTCGGATCATTGCAGCAGCTTGGGAGAGCCATCATGCTTCCCACTATGGTGCTGCCGGCGGCGGCCATTCTGCTCAGCCTGGGGAGCCTGCCATGGTCTGCCTGGGGGCTGGCTTCGGTTGCCGAAGTAGCGACCTATGCGGGTCAGGGGATTTTTTATTATATGCCTTATCTGTTTGCGGTCGGAGTCGCATGGGGATTATCCAATCAAGCCGGACCCGCGGGACTTGCGGCGCTTGCGGGAATGTTCACCTATGACCGGATTGTTATGAAACTGGGAGACGGCGCACTGCAGCCCGCGACGCTGATCGGCATTCTGCTAGGAATTGTCGCCGGCATTGCCCATAACCGGTTAAAAAATATCAAGCTTCCAGAGGCGATCCAGTTTTTCGGAGGATCGCGTTTTGTTCTGCTCTTTATGGGAATGTTCTCCGCGCTGTTCGCCTGGGTCATGCTCGGCGTCTCGCCGCTGATTCAGCATGGCCTTGAAGATCTGCTGCAATTCGTCGGCCGGACGGGAGGATTTGGGCTGTTTGTATACGGGGTATTGTACAGGGTGCTGACGGCCTTTGGGCTTCACCACATTTTGAACAACGTATTCTGGTTCCAACTGGGAACGTTTACGACGCCGGATGGCTCAGTTGTTCAGGGGGACCTTCCTCGTTTTTTTGCCGGCGATCCTACAGCGGGCAGCTTCATGGCGGGACTGTTTCCGATCATGATGTTCGCGCTTCCCGCCATTGCGTTTGCCATAATTCAGGAAGCCCGCGAAGATTTGAAGCCCCAGATCAAAAAAACGTTTCTGCGGGCAGCGCTCGTCTGCTTCCTGACAGGCGTGTCCGAGCAGATCGAGTTCGCCTTTCTATTCGCCTCGCCTTATCTGTTCGCTCTACATACGATCATGTCCGGGCTCGCCATGGCGCTTACGTCCGCGCTTGGAATTTATCACGGCTTCTCCTATTCGGCAGGGGCCATTGACTTCATATTGAACCTTCATTTGGCCCGGCGCGCCTGGCTGCTGATTCCGATCGGTCTGGTGTACGGAATGGTCTATTACCATCTGTTCCGCTGGGCGATCCGCCGATTTCAGATTCCGACGCCAGGGCGGGAGGAAGGCTCTGAGCTTGGCGATTGGGCCGGCAATATACCGTACCAGGCTCCGCTTATTTTGCAGGCGCTTGGCGGCAAGGAGAATGTTGTGCAGGTCCAGGCCTGCATTACCCGTTTGCGGCTTACGGTGTATAATGACCGCCAGATCGATACGGGCGCGCTTAAGAGCCTCGGCTCCGCCGGCATCATCAAATTGGGCGGGGGGAATGTACAGGTTGTCTTCGGCACTTACTCCGAGCTGATCCGCGAGGAAATCAACAAGCTGATGCTGCGCGATCTGCCGCAGGTGCTGTTCAACGCTCCCATGCAGGGCAAAATGCTGCCGATCGAAGAGGTGCCCGATCATATTTTTGCGCAAAAATTGGTCGGTGACGGGGTTGCTTTTATCCCGGAAAAGGGAGAGCTGGTCTCACCGGTATTCGGTAAAGTGATGCACATTTATCCCACGATGCATGCCATCGGCATAGCCACGCCGGAAGGGCTGGAGGTGCTTATGCATATCGGTATCGATACGTCGCAGCTTAAAGGCCCATTCCAGTCGGATGTCAAAGAGGGGGATAGCGTTGAGCCCGGTCAGCTGTTGGTTAGGTTTGATTTGGACTATCTGAAGGAGCATGCCGCTTCGCTGGCCACCCCAATGGTTATTACCAATCCAGAACGCGTCAAATCCTGGAGCTACGCTCCGTTTAAAAATGTGAAAAAAGGACAGTCTTCGGTGATGTCTGTCGTATTGCACGAAAGCAATGTTGGAGGGGTAGAATCATGATAAAAGGTATAGGGGCCGCGGCGGGTGTTGCCATCGGAAAGGCCTTCGTTCTGCCGAACTGGGAATGGAGCATGCCGGAGACGCAGGTAAACCCGGTAGATCTGGCTAAAGAATTTGAGCGTTTGTATGAAGGGATTCGAACCTCCAAGGACGAGATTGAGTTTATTAAAAAAGAATTCAGAGAGGTTGTCGGTCCCGAGGAATCGAGCATTTTTGATGCTCATCTGGCAATTCTGGATGATCCGGTATTCATGAGCGAAATCCGCGGAATTATAGAGAGGCAGTACAAAGCGGCGGAGGTGGCAGTCAAAGAGGCGATCGATCACTTTGTGGCCATGTTCGACCTGCTGGACGACGAGTATATGAAGGAACGGGCCGTCGATATCAAGGATGTCGGCAACCGGCTGCTGAAGCATCTGCTTGGGGCGCCGGAGGTTACGCTGCCTTCGGATACAAAACCCTACATTCTGGTGGCGAAAGAGCTTTCCCCTTCTCAACTGGCCCATCTAAATCCTAATTATGTACTTGGTATCATAACCATGATGGGGGGCAAAACGTCGCATTCCTCCATTATGGCGCGAGCGCTCGGCATTCCGCTTGTGGCCGGCCTGGAGAATAAGCTCCAAACCCCGATCCAGACCGGGGACTTCCTGATCATCGATGGGGATAACGGTAATCTTATCATGAACCCTGATAAAGCCACAGCCGAGCATTACAGCGTTGTGCGCGACAGACAGCGGGAGAAGAGGGAACAACTGGAGCTATTGTCCTCGGTAG from Paenibacillus sophorae encodes:
- a CDS encoding rhodanese-like domain-containing protein, yielding MNGIPQITAPELRQRIESGEELVLIDVREDDEVALGMISGAEHIPMGDIPYRTSDIPEDAEVIFICRSGSRSQRVCEYLYAQGYSGVANLSGGMIGWNELLEN
- a CDS encoding glucose PTS transporter subunit IIA, producing MNWLGSLQQLGRAIMLPTMVLPAAAILLSLGSLPWSAWGLASVAEVATYAGQGIFYYMPYLFAVGVAWGLSNQAGPAGLAALAGMFTYDRIVMKLGDGALQPATLIGILLGIVAGIAHNRLKNIKLPEAIQFFGGSRFVLLFMGMFSALFAWVMLGVSPLIQHGLEDLLQFVGRTGGFGLFVYGVLYRVLTAFGLHHILNNVFWFQLGTFTTPDGSVVQGDLPRFFAGDPTAGSFMAGLFPIMMFALPAIAFAIIQEAREDLKPQIKKTFLRAALVCFLTGVSEQIEFAFLFASPYLFALHTIMSGLAMALTSALGIYHGFSYSAGAIDFILNLHLARRAWLLIPIGLVYGMVYYHLFRWAIRRFQIPTPGREEGSELGDWAGNIPYQAPLILQALGGKENVVQVQACITRLRLTVYNDRQIDTGALKSLGSAGIIKLGGGNVQVVFGTYSELIREEINKLMLRDLPQVLFNAPMQGKMLPIEEVPDHIFAQKLVGDGVAFIPEKGELVSPVFGKVMHIYPTMHAIGIATPEGLEVLMHIGIDTSQLKGPFQSDVKEGDSVEPGQLLVRFDLDYLKEHAASLATPMVITNPERVKSWSYAPFKNVKKGQSSVMSVVLHESNVGGVES
- the aroA gene encoding 3-phosphoshikimate 1-carboxyvinyltransferase, producing the protein MDVIVRPTPVLNGEIGALSSKNYTTRYLLVAALSEGTSTIYHPAHSEDSDAIRRCIRDLGAELTEDDEKIVIKGFGRRPIDVKELNVGNAGAVLRFLMAVASLCPEVTFVNTYPDSLGKRPHDDLIDALGQLGVEVQHNEGRLPITIRGGNPKGGRITVSGAVSSQYLSALLFLTPLLEEDSEIIVLNDLKSKVVVGQTLEVLEQAGIVIHAADDYMSFKVPGGQSYEAKSYTVQGDYPGSAAVLAAAAVTKSDVKIQRLAERSRQGERAIIDVLRMMEVPLTHENGTVHVQGNGRLKAVEFDGDAATDAVLAMVAAAVFAEGTSRFYNVENLRYKECDRITDYLAELSKAGAKVEERRDEIIVHGMPEGVAGGVTINAHFDHRVIMALTVVGLRAAKPLLIKDAHHVAKSYPQYFDHLQALGADVEWVK
- a CDS encoding shikimate kinase, which translates into the protein MSGDEMPWNTRPANTGNLILIGMMATGKSSVGAVLAEQLGYELVDLDHEIIRKEGRSVSEIFAEEGEGYFRAVETEVLRQTVQSSRQVIATGGGAVLAPVNRGMMIENGIVVALSATAEDIISRVAGDNKRPLLAGNAEERVRRILEERKDAYSFAHCTVDTTDLSAAQVSLHILMHYRVLAFKHVG
- a CDS encoding CoA-binding protein is translated as MAFENPSREQIGDILASAGNIAVVGLSDKSDRTSYMVAYAMQLKGYRIIPVNPMVSGEILGEKCYHSLAEIPEPVDIVNVFRRSEFCAETAREAAAIGAKVLWLQQGIVSQEAAEIAAEAGMTAIMDRCIKVEEAITMNGRNRNVK